The Zonotrichia albicollis isolate bZonAlb1 chromosome 6, bZonAlb1.hap1, whole genome shotgun sequence genome window below encodes:
- the E2F8 gene encoding transcription factor E2F8, which translates to MRPAGGEMGAGDKENEHSEPCKNVLKTPLKQASTSQLVLTERQTDCQPLTTPPKPKETPPADPWTPTSNLKMLISAASPEIRSREQRRQLSDSSSEVLQTKHCLQEHLLGDEYEKSQPSRKEKSLGLLCHKFLARYPDYPSPSQKSYICLDEVTEELHVERRRIYDIVNVLESLHMVSRLARNRYVWHGRHNLPQTLQALKKVGEENKYIQQIQMIKRREYEHEFDPDGERNEEMASSFGSSEQSEMSFVELPGVEFRAASVNGRKYKSLRVMSQKFVMLFLVSTPQIVSLEVAAKILIGEDQLEDLDKSKFKTKIRRLYDIANVLSSLKLIKKVHVTEERGRKPAFKWTGPEVLPNTQDIKLEATSTTCSPPISESITSKEQCSKALFPSKGKQNFTRHSSLIKLVKSIENDRRKIQSAPTSPVKISASTYQSLPVFPNTIAQFPAITKHQLEGQSKTAEEVQMKCALSSPEAVPKAEPSQQPALSQPLGACPASHSSVSPVILPHPQSGVSYAIYLHPSQAHTVTTYSPGFMLQPLPCASVTGMKSSNSKILNVIATEEGDTQRAPDEPTKSLAAEERPETKSETSSQRCLKRSQALPESNLIKRRKSDEESLDISLGESTKNENPPSNSSQTNHEMDNVQEERQNETKTDQNIASCCDQCTKENIPEDEDKIKTKQDIPVAFAIPAPETFFPSGYLIPLTHCTHGTKAECSTKEKAGVCSVQHTAYSSPITGVIPMPASELKTVNIPAFHITPLNIMLSPNSIAAAPVLSSSCLSSSSTSSAPNPSSSALNFMLQHIGLIPAGVQVPANPVLQHVPVSSQSENISHSSGSTNVQEGKFLQPKEPQEPQAVTENFFRTPGGPNTEPALSANSDGTQRTSQGTLYIPQRKLEVSED; encoded by the exons ATGCGGCCGGCGGGCGGGGAGATGGGGGCCGGCGACAAG GAGAATGAGCATTCTGAGCCATGCAAAAACGTACTGAAAACCCCTTTGAAACAAGCATCTACCTCACAGTTGGTACTGACAGAGAGACAGACTGACTGTCAGCCTCTAACCACACCCCCAAAACCGAAGGAAACCCCTCCGGCAGATCCATGGACACCTACTTCCAACCTGAAGATGCTGATTAGTGCAGCCAGTCCTGAGATCAGGAGCAGAGAACAGAGAAGGCAACTGTCAGACAGTTCAAGTGAGGTCCTACAGACAAAACACTGTTTGCAG GAGCACTTATTGGGGGATGAATATGAAAAATCTCAGCCAAGTCGCAAAGAGAAAAGTCTCGGATTACTGTGTCATAAATTCTTAGCTCGGTATCCTGATTACCCCAGCCCTTCACAGAAAAGTTACATTTGCCTTGATGAAGTCACTGAAGAGCTAC ATGTGGAGCGCAGGCGCATCTACGACATCGTGAACGTGCTGGAGAGCCTGCACATGGTGAGCCGCCTGGCCAGGAACAGATACGTCTGGCACGGGCGCCACAACCTCCCCCAGACCCTGCAGGCCCTCAAAAAGGTGGGGGAGGAAAACAAGTACATACAGCAAATCCAGATGATCAAGAGAAGAGAGTATGAGCATGAATTCGATCCTGACGGTGAAAGGAATGAAGAAATGGCAAGTTCTTTTGGCTCAAGTGAGCAGTCAGAAATGTCTTTTGTCGAGCTCCCAGGAGTGGAATTTCGTGCTG CATCAGTGAATGGCAGGAAATACAAGTCCTTACGAGTGATGAGTCAGAAATTTGTGATGCTGTTTCTCGTATCAACACCTCAAATAGTGAGCCTTGAAGTTGCTGCTAAAATCCTGATTGGAGAAGATCAGTTAGAAGACTTAGATAAAAGCAAGTTTAAAA cCAAAATTAGAAGACTTTATGACATAGCAAATGTTCTCAGCAGCCTTAAGCTTATCAAAAAAGTTCATGTTACAGAGGAGAGAGGTAGAAAACCAGCATTCAAGTGGACGGGACCTGAGGTCTTGCCAAATACTCAGG aTATAAAACTTGAAGCCACTTCTACAACCTGTTCCCCACCTATTTCAGAATCCATCACTTCCAAAGAGCAGTGCTCAAAAGCCCTTTTTCCttcaaaaggaaagcaaaacttCACTCGGCATTCATCTCTAATAAAATTAGTTAAGAGTATAGAGAATGACAGAAGGAAGATCCAGTCTGCTCCAACCAGCCCAGTTAAAATAAGTGCCA GTACTTATCAAAGTTTACCAGTTTTCCCAAATACAATAGCTCAGTTTCCAGCAATCACTAAACATCAGCTGGAAGGACAATCCAA gacagcagaggaggtgCAAATGAAGTGTGCCCTGTCCTCGCCTGAGGCTGTCCCCAAGGCCGAGCCCTCTcagcagccagctctgagcCAGCCCCTCGGGGCGTgccctgccagccacagctcggTGTCACCAGTCATCCTCCCTCACCCTCAGTCTGGGGTCTCGTATGCCATCTATCTGCACCCCTCCCAAGCCCACACGGTGACCACCTACAGCCCAGGCTTcatgctgcagcctctgccctgcGCCAGCGTAACTGGAATGAAGAGCAGTAACtcaaaaatattaaatgtaATAGCCACTGAGGAAGGGGACACTCAGAGGGCTCCAGATGAGCCTACAAAGTCCTTGGCAGCTGAAGAAAGACCTGAAACGAAATCAGAAACTTCATCTCAGCGGTGCCTTAAAAGATCACAAGCACTACCAGAGAGTAATTTAATTAAAAGGCGTAAAAGTGATGAGGAAAGCCTTGATATTTCTTTG GGAGAATCCACTAAGAATGAAAACCCACCTTCCAATAGCTCACAAACTAATCATGAAATGGACAATGTCCAGGAAGAGAGACAGAATGAAACCAAAACAGATCAAAACATCGCAAGTTGCTGTGACCAAtgtacaaaagaaaatattccagAAGATGAGgataaaatcaaaacaaaacaagacataCCTGTGGCATttgccattcctgctcctgag ACATTTTTTCCATCTGGTTACCTTATTCCTCTGACTCACTGCACCCACGGCACCAAGGCAGAGTGCTCCACCAAGGAGAAGGCTGgggtgtgctctgtgcagcacacAGCCTACAGCTCTCCCATCACTG GTGTCATTCCAATGCCAGCCTCAGAACTGAAGACAGTCAATATTCCTGCTTTTCACATAACACCCTTGAACATAATGCTGTCCCCAAATTCCATAGCTGCTGCACCTGTACTGAGCAGCTCGTGCCTCAGCTCGAGCAGTACCAGCTCTGCCCCAAACCCAAGCTCTTCAGCTCTCAACTTTATGCTGCAGCACATAGGACTAATACCTGCTGGTGTGCAAGTTCCTGCAAACCCCGTTCTGCAGCACGTGCCAGTCTCTTCCCAATCAGAAAACAtcagccacagctcagggagCACAAATGTGCAAGAAGGGAAG TTCCTCCAGCCAAAGGAGCCTCAGGAGCCTCAGGCAGTCACAGAGAACTTTTTCCGCACACCAGGAGGGCCAAACACAGAACCTGCACTATCTGCAAACTCAGATGGCACCCAGAGAACCTCTCAAGGAACTTTATATATTCCTCAACGAAAACTTGAAGTTTCAGAAGACTAA